In the genome of Streptomyces sp. Q6, the window TGATCCGTCGTGTTCTTCGTTCGTACGCCCACGATCTCGGCGACACTTCGACGGTACGGACTCCGGGGGCCTCGACCCATCCGGTGATCCACCCACTTGACCCTGACACTGGCCCCCTAGGGGATGGTGGAGTTAACCCCACCCCCGTGCGCGGAGGTGGGGTCAGGGGGAGGCGATCGTCGCGATGACGGCCACGATCACGGTGACGGCCAGCATCGCGCCGAGCACGAGGAGAAGCTTCTTCTGGCCGTTCTGGGGGTTCGGTTCAAGCACAGGCGACATGCGGCAAGTGTCGCACCCGTCCCCGCTCGTCAGGACGCCGGGGCCGCCTCGGTGGCGGGGCCGACCTCGTCCTCGACGGTGCGGTTGCGGCCCGCCAGGACGCCGACCGCGATCTGCGGCACCATCAGCGCGGCCATGAGGGCGATGGGCACGCCCCAGCCGCCGGTGTGCTGGTAGAGGACGCCGACGAGCAGCGGTCCGGGGATCGAGATCAGGTAGCCGGTGGACTGCGCGAACGCGGACAGCTTGACGACGCCGGCGCCGGTGCGGGCGCGCATGCCGACCATGGTGAGGGCCAGAGGGAAGGCGCAGTTGGAGACGCCGAGCAGGATCGCCCACGCCCAGGCGCCGGAGGCCGGGGCGAGGTAGAGGCCCGCGTATCCGGCGAGACCGCACAGGCCGAGGGCGATCACCATCGGGCCCTGGCTGGGCAGCCGGGCGGCGACGCGCGGGATGACGAAGCCCAGCGGCACGCCCATCACCATGGTGACGGCGAGCAGCACACCGGCGGTCGACGCGGAGACCCCGGAGTCCCGGAAGATCTGCGCCATCCACCCCATGGTGATGTACGCGGCGGTGGCCTGGAGCCCGAAGAAGACGGCGAGCGCCCAGGCGGTGCGGCTGCGGGTGATGCGCAGCTCCTCGCCGCCACCACCGCCGGCGACGGCCTGCGACGGCTCGGCGGGGCCCGCGCCCCTGTGCCGTACGAGCGGGATCCAGGGCAGGACGGCGGCGGCGCCGAGCGCGGCCCACACGGCGAGGCCGGTCTGCCAGCTGCCGCCGAGGGCCGAGGTCATGGGGACGGTCGCGGCGGCGGCGAGGGAGGTGCCGGCCGCGAGGGCCATCGAGTACACGCCGGTCATGGAGCCGACGCGGTCGGGGAACCAGCGCTTGACGATGACGGGCATCAGGACGTTGCTGACCGCGATGCCCATCAGGGCGAGGGCGCTGGCGACCAGGAAGCCGACCGTGTTCCCCGTGTAGGGGCGGATCAGCAGGCCCACGGTGATCGCGACCATGCCCGCGCAGACGACGGTGCTCGCGCCGAACCGCTTGGCGAGCCGGGGCGCCATCACGCCGAAGATCGCGAAGCACAGGGGCGGTACGGAGGTGAGGAGTCCGGCGACGCTGCCGCTCATGCCGAGCCCGTCGCGGACCTCTTCGAGGAGGGCGCCGAGGCTGGTGATCGCGGGACGCAGGTTCAGGGCGGCGAGGACGATGCCGACGGTGACGAGGCGTACGGCCCACGCGCGCGGGGCGTTCTTCTCCGCCTCCTCGGCGCTCGCCGCGCTGTCCTCCTTCTCCGTACGTATGTCGCTCGGTACGGGTGTCGGGACGGACGGCGCTGTCATCGTCGGGGTTTCCTCACTAGCCATGAGACCCATCTTAGAATCATGGGATGATTGGTTGTCCAATCCGTCTGTGTCACACCCTCCGGTCCGTCTGCGTCACACCCTCCGGCCGCCCACGACGGGCAGGTCCTCCTCC includes:
- a CDS encoding CynX/NimT family MFS transporter encodes the protein MASEETPTMTAPSVPTPVPSDIRTEKEDSAASAEEAEKNAPRAWAVRLVTVGIVLAALNLRPAITSLGALLEEVRDGLGMSGSVAGLLTSVPPLCFAIFGVMAPRLAKRFGASTVVCAGMVAITVGLLIRPYTGNTVGFLVASALALMGIAVSNVLMPVIVKRWFPDRVGSMTGVYSMALAAGTSLAAAATVPMTSALGGSWQTGLAVWAALGAAAVLPWIPLVRHRGAGPAEPSQAVAGGGGGEELRITRSRTAWALAVFFGLQATAAYITMGWMAQIFRDSGVSASTAGVLLAVTMVMGVPLGFVIPRVAARLPSQGPMVIALGLCGLAGYAGLYLAPASGAWAWAILLGVSNCAFPLALTMVGMRARTGAGVVKLSAFAQSTGYLISIPGPLLVGVLYQHTGGWGVPIALMAALMVPQIAVGVLAGRNRTVEDEVGPATEAAPAS
- a CDS encoding SGM_5486 family transporter-associated protein, with protein sequence MSPVLEPNPQNGQKKLLLVLGAMLAVTVIVAVIATIASP